In Calonectris borealis chromosome 8, bCalBor7.hap1.2, whole genome shotgun sequence, the genomic stretch AACCCACTCCCCCAAGCAATACTATCTAGCACGTGAATAGGCAGCTGATTCCTAGGCATTAGAGTTTCatcctggagaggtaaaagctCCGCATGAGTTACAGCACATTGACGTTGGGGCTAGGGCGAATGAGAATACTCACCAAACATACTGTAAGACCATTGCAAATGCCTCAGGGTTTATGTATTGGAGAATACACCTTACAGTGCATGGATTTAGACATGCATCTGTTATTAAACATAACATGAACTTCTTTGATGTAGTAACGTTCAGTATCTATGTTCTGAATTAAAATGCATCAGGTTGAGCATTCAGTTAAAACTTTTTAAATCTGTTGGGTGTATCATTATTTTGGTTGACTTGAGCAAGTAGTATCTTCCTTTCTTAGGCTTCCAGTATAAGCCTTTTCTTCTGTCTAGTCTTCCTCTTGACCTTGGTGTGACGTATTTCCCGTTAAGATTGGTTTCCTCACattcactgtgccaccagcctccTAAGGAAAAGTGTGGTAATGTCAGTCACTGTCAGTTGTACCCTAACATACTGTGCTCAGTTTCCAAGTAGACAGCTCCCGTTTGCAACATAAATCTTCTTTAGGCTAGTTCCAACAAAAGTGACAATTACCCAGTATACCCAAATGAAACGGTGCTTGTACGTATACCCACTTACACTAGCAAGTTGAGGGCCAATACAAAGAAGTTGTGCTCCCCGTTATTGTCTGCTTCACATAAAAGAAGTGGTGCACAGAAAACTGCACTGAATTGGGACACTTACGAAGTTAGCTCCACACTTCCATACTTCCTGTGACCCTCTACAACTGACTTTCTGATTTGCTGATGTTTTTCTCAGGTATAAATAGTTAAATCTCTGCATCTACAGGAGGCTGAAGAGCCTTTAGTaaacaaattctcttttttattgGCAGGTGTCCTTAATCACGAGCTTAAATTGTAAGCCCAGTTCTGCTGGCAAAGGACTGGCAGTGACTCTGTGCTAAAAATGAAAGTTTAGCACTTTGGAAGTCATTGGCCATCTGCTTTCTGGTCACTAGAGCTGAGTAACACTCTCAGCATTGTTTCAGACGTTAACAATTTTCAAGCCTAAAATGGTGTACAAAATGGTTGTTGCATGAAGCAGGTGTCTGGAGGGCAATTCTGTATCCTGTGGTGTAATCGTTAATTGCTTTTTcaattgtttgctttttgctatAAGCAAAGGCAAAATGCAAAAGCTTCATAAAATCAAAGAATTAGGAATCCTTTAACCAGATTATCTTCATGAGAAATATGTCTTCAGCCTTgcatctctcttgcttttttgAGAGTGTTTGTAGCATGTACACTTGACAAACAGCTAAAATCTCCCTTTGAATGGAAACTCACCGTCATTCTTAACTTTTGGGTTATAATCAAAGTGGAGTTAAGGGTCAGtttgtcttctctcttttttgcAAGGAGGGATTAAACAATCCAACCTAGGGCTGCCACACCAGAGCAGGCATCGGAGGAAGAACTGCCCTCTACTTCATAGCTCAGAATCTCATCCTGGGGTTTTATTTCAACCTGTGCTGCTAGTTCTGTTTCTGCTGTTGGTTGTTTGCACAGCCTCACTATGCTTTCATTTTACCTATCTATAAAATAGAAAGGTGATGCCTCGTTGTAGGACCCTGCTATCTGTCAACAACAGACATCTTCTGCCCTTTCCTGCAAGCGGAAAGATGCTGCTAGCCTCTCTTCTGTATCTAACGCCAGGCTAATATCAGTAACTACCCACTAAAGCATACTACCATCCTTCATGTAACAAAGAAACTGCCATGGTAATATACCCAGCATACTGATACCTAGGTAGTTTTCTGGACAGTTGAAGTCATTTATTATGTCCACGTCACGGTCTGCAGTTGAGAACCGCAGTTCTGTCTGCTCCGGCAGTGCATTGGGGATGCTCCCGGAGATCCGTGAAAGCTGGAGAGTGTAGTCTGTTTCGGGGCCTCCCAAGCTGAACGCATACTCGATGTAACGTTTATTATCTTTCCAGTCCTGCAGCTCAATCCGTAAGACGTAGTCCCCTTGTTTAGTAATGGAATAGGTCTTATTCAGGCCTAGCCAGAATTCCTCTGCAAAGTCGTAGTAAATAGATGCTGTTAATACGGAACCAGGCATGAAAACACTTACCATGTTTTTCAGATCTCTAACCCATACCTCAGATAGCTCATTCACCTTTAAAATATTGGTATTTGAAAAGGTGTGTTCAAATAAGCTGCGCAATGTCAGAATCAAGAGGTGTCAGAGGTGAGGATTAGGGGACAGAAGTCACCGGGCAGAGAGAGAGTGGGGAAGGGGCTATGTGATAAACTTCCCCTAAAACCCCGTATTGCTCACACTGCTATTGAATTTGTTTTTACAGATAACCTGCGGGAAGTATGTGTGAAAATATAGTATTTAAAAGGATTTATTCATTGCTTTAATTAAATCAATAATATGAGTCTTGGGGACTGTTGATCTTTTCAGAGGTCTCCTGCTACATTCTTTTTGTTTACCTCTTCTTAATTGCACACTGGTGATCAATAAAAGCAAGAGATATAAATGAACTGGAGCTTCTCTCTTAACTTTCCCACCTCTTGTGAAACTCTGAGAGGGAGCTCAAGACATTTAAAACATGCATAATTGGAACTGTGTGACAAATGAAGCAAATGACATACATAAAACCTAATTGCAATTGTtgtattttttaaggaaagagcTGCAGAACTAAACTGAGGTTTCGATACCCTTGTGTACAAAGTGAATTTAactttagcatttttcttttgctagaaTTCTTGATAATTAGTTTAATTAGTTTCCTAAATTATATTCATTAAGTAGCTTATTATCAGTTCTGCTGGTACTAGTGCACAATAGGTAATTGCCACGTGTAGAAATAGTGTAGTGAATGTGAGTGCCGTACACGCAGGTGGCGTTTTAAGCAATAGAAGACAAGATGGTTGAGTAAAATACTCCCACAATTTACAGGTAAGGAGCCTGTTATCTTTTATCACCTTAGAATATGCAGCACAGAACTGAGTAGGACATAGCTGAGAGTGATGTGATCCTCTGCAAAATCTTTCTGACACTGAAAAGATGTGGCTTCATGCTGGTTTAGTGTATGGGAATTGGAGACCAATCAAGGAGCAACTGTAGCATTCAATATGGTCAGACAAACTGTACAGGTAAAAGTCTACCTCAGTTGTGAGCTACTGTCCCAAAATGCGGGAAAAGTTGAGATATAGCAGCTCTTTATCGTAGAAGAGGTGGAAGTAAGGCAGTATTGCTGCCACATTGGTTGAGGTTTTGATCTGTGCTGTGCCTAGAAAGTCAAAAGGTTTTCTAAACAAAAGTAGAGTCATCTCATTGTACGAGAAAAATAGGGAAAATCTTCTGGATGGGGAGGCTGTTGGGCAGCACTTGGTGCTACAAATTCTTTGGAGTTGATGATTAACAGGGGAACGTGGGTGTTTCCTCATCCTATCCAGCCATGGAGGGGATTGGCCACCGCGCGGGGAAGCCGGAGGTGTTGGTGCAGGGGAGCACACGCAGCCTCGGGCTCTCTTGACTTTGGAAAAATTAGTGCGATGGTTTTAAGGGAAACATCACTGCAGAAAGTTTGAGAGAAAGTAGTGACAGCAACCTGGTGAGgttttgcatttgtgtgtgtACTTTAAAGGCTTTTGGGCGGTGCTTTTATGAATAGCAAAATCTCGGTaattaaaatagcatttaaagCATTCTGGCCTTGATTCAGCAAAAGTTTCTAAACACACATGTGAAGGTGTGTCTTTGAGAATTTTACTGAGATACATTTTCTGGTAAGCACTCTCTGGTGTTCCACTAATTAGGTAAGCTGTTCAGATTTGATTGCAGGTGTTGTCTGCTGTCATGTGAACACCTTTAATTAAGAAGATTCAGCTTCTCAAATCAACTGATacaaagaaaagacacaaaaaaagtgtttttaccATTGAGTTCACCAAAACCGTTTGCATAGGCATCCCAGGTTTGGTTGAAATCTAGTGATCCATCCACTCTGTTCTGGATTACAGTCCAGGAATTGCCTGTGAATGCGAAAGGGAAATAAGTCACAAGCCTGGCGTAAGTGTTTAAAGCACTAGAGAGAAGATGGAAAGTAACCGAGACCATCAGCCGCTGACCTGCAGCCTGCGCTGCTGTGGCTGCCCTGTGCGAGCTCGCTCTCCActgcagtgaagaagaaaataggTTTGCATTGAAGGTGGCTCCGTATGAATCCCACTTGCTCTTCATTTTGCAACAGACCTGAGTGCTCGTGTACTGAGCTATAAAGCCTCTCGGCTGTACAGAGAGCAGATGCTTGACTCATCTTGGCCTTGGCCTTATTAACTGTCCATGAGCGTGCTCTTGGGCGCTCCAATTTTGAGGTAGAATGAGTTAGCCTAAATCTTCATGAAAGAAATTGAAGTGAGCGCAGCTGAACAGAACACGGGGCTGTTCGAGTGTCCTCTGCCACACTTGCAGTGACTCAGCTCACTGGCCTTGTTTTGTTAAGCTGCCTTAACTGGCTTTCTTTTGTTTATGAGGGCTGAGAAAcacaaacagagagaaaatgataaaaaagagATATGAAATGTTCCAGACATTTGGCCAGATTGTCAGACTCCCTCTACTGATAGTGCTTGACTGCTGGGAGCGCAGCTTCGCAGAAGGTATGAAGTGTTGGAGGCTGTGTCCACACTAGGGCTGCGGTGGGGTCTTTCTCCTGACCAGGTCATGACACCCTCGTTTAACCAGTTTCAACAAATGTAAGCAAAGGAGCTTTTTGCACAGGGCAACCCCATGCCGCTCTGTTTACACAACCAAACAAATCACACGGCCTTGCCACGTTTCCCAGGCATGTCCCCAGACACGGGTAGCTGTGGCAAAGGGAGCACGCAAGGAAGCCGGGCAGGACACGCACGGAGCAGCCCAGCAGGATGATGCATTGCAGGGTGAAAAAAACAGGGAACAGTGAACTGGCCGAACGATGTGTGATCTCTGGGTAGTGGCAAAAGGAACAGACCAATGGGTTTGTTACAGAGACAGAGCTTGGGTAGATGCTGTGCATTCTGGTCCATGATAATTCTGGATCTATATGATGCATAGCTACTGACTCACCCAAACGTGACACAGGAATCCTGTCTCCAGGACTCAGCCCTTTGGGTTAGTTTGGTATATCGAAGTCTCAAGCAATAACCTTtgttaatgaaacaaaattttactAAGGTATTTactatttgctttcatttggaaaagtTATTCATGGTTGCAGTATAGTGCATTTATAATTAACCATTTTCATTCTCTATAGCTAAAGGGGCTTGGTTTTTTAATATACTTAATTTATGTCACATGCTTGAAAGTCCTTTCCTCGGTGTAAACAAGAGGTGAGTAAAGAATGAAAGCAGTGTTAAGGAGACTTTAGGATATAGGAAACCTGAGTTCAGAGCACAGACAGAACAGTAAGAGAAGTCAAGAGGATACATAAACCACGATAAGTTTTTGTGTACTTTGCAGTGAGACACAGTTTTTAGGCTTATAGGAAACTACTTAGGTGAAAATTAGACTGTTGCTAGCACAGCTGTCTTACCAAATTTCATTTCACAGTAGACATTGAAAGCTTCTGAGCCATTGGGCTTAATAGTGTAAACACCACTGGACCGCATGCCACTGTTAAAAAGAGCAGTGCAGTCAGGAGCGGCACCTAGGAAAGCAAACAGCAGACAATTACAAATCCTGTTTTGTATGTGGTAAGTTTTAATCCAGCTTCGTAACTTGAATTTCTATATGGGATAGAGCCAAAACAAAAACTAGAACAATCTTTTTGGTAATCTTATTTTACAATAAATGTCATGAAATGGACAAACTGCTTTGGTCTTGGTAGTACAGCTGCCAAGTTGTACATAGGTTGGAGCgcctgtattttttaaattaggcaAGGTATCAATATAGATAATTTTGGAAAGTTTGTAAGGCCCAAGACTAGAGCCTGGCAAATGGACTTTCCTTTCCCTTGTAAAGTACCTTGAACGGTATTTATTTCCCAATAAATACCGTTCCCATTGCTGCAGTTTGAAAATGCCTCTCAACTTTAAAGAAAGCTCTTCCAAATCTTAGGATTAGGCAACGTGAAGTAAATTAGTTCTCTGTTCTTACTCTCCAAGACAGGCATTGACAATGTCAGTAAAAGGATGGTCACAGCACATGTTTACAAGGGCTGAATGGAGGCTGGAGGTTGAGGACAGGATTACTGCATTATTGGAGGTTGTTTCTGTATGTCATCCCAGAAATACCTACATGTGTCATGGGACTAAATAGATGGTgatattttccaaagcaggaaATCCAGCTCCTTCCCACAGCGCTGTATATAACATAAGAGTCTCTTGCTTTTAGTCTTTGACTATTAAAAACCAATGCAAAACTTTCACAGAGAATACTGCGAATGCAATGTGTTGTGTAGCCACGTCTAAGAGATAAGGTCTCACCGTCAGATTTGTATGTTACAACTGTGGCGTTGCGCACAGGAAAGGGGATGGCCTCTGGTTCTGTTTGCTCCCCCGTGAAGGAGTTCTCTGCGAGTTCCTGGAGCTCTATGTGGTTTAGCTAAAAGAACCGTAATTACAGACTGTTAATTTCCCAAGGCTCTGAAATGATGAGATTCATGTATCAAGCCGAACAATGTCATgcagagaataatttttcttgtGAATGTAATCCTTTAGAATACCCAatttacaacataaaaataactttagAACTGCACTGATGCATTTCAGTTGCATGAATGTCAGCTGTGCCACTGCTCAAACAAGGTAGGATTCATGAGGTAAGTAAATGACCCGTTCTCACGAGGTGCACCTTAATGGGCAAACAGATTTAACTTATTTCCTCAGGTGACATCACTTAGACAAATAATACCAACATCTAAAGAGCACAGAACCCGCAGTTCCTTAGgctgaaatacattttccttttatagCCTCCTCTTAGGAATAAATTAAATATGAGCATGTCAGTTATACCCAGCGTTACGGTGACACGTATTGAACTGCAGAACATGGCTCCCTGTTGGACTGAAtattggaaaagaagaaagagagagaaggtaaTGATACTTAGAAGACCAATGGAAGAACAATAATATGATAgataattagagaaaaaaaaagaaaattagcagtCAGAACATGCAGCAGCCTGGTATCGATAGGCGGTATTTCAAAGCTGTGTTCTTGGTCATTGTGTGCCCTGGCCATAGCCGCCTGCCTGGCAGCACAGCAGTCTCTCACCCAAAAAGGTACCTGTTTGCGGTCAAAATTGTTTATACCCTCCTCTACACCCCCAAACTGTGAACAAGAGGGATGGCTGACCCACATGAATGGTTGGGCCATTGACTTCTTCAGTGTTATGAGAGATGACAAATTCTGAAAAGAGAAGTAGAGGTGGTTCCTGTACCTTGTCCTCCAGCTCCATTATTTGATTGTGCTGTCTGTCGAGTTGCACATGCTGGTCCTCTACGATTTTGAGAAGTTGCTTGATGTGGTTGTCCTGCTGCTCCACAAAAGCctgaggatgggaagggagggaggagggttgtggttagaagcagcagcagaccTTCACAGTGTCACGGCCTCCATAACTCTTGTCACGGGGCCGGTTTTGAGAGGCACGAACTATTTAACATcgcctttccttttccaaagggTTGCCTGCTTTGCCTCTGAAGGGGCGAATTTCTTTGCCTCTGAAGTGaacacccatttttttttttgagacaaacTGCTGGCAGCTTTGTAgaccttttttgttgttatttgccTTCCATTTTCACGACCAGAACAATTATGTTCTGTGAATTTGCCCCTTGATTCAAACTAGATGTATGCCACTGATCCAAAAAACAGAAGAATTCCCATCATTTGGGTATTAGTGTGGGATTTGGGAGATTTGGATTCATCTCTCTGCTTTGACACGGATATCCAGTATTTTCTCACAGAAGTTGCTTAGCCTTTTTATGCTTCTGCAAAATATAATTAATACTTCCTTTTCCATAGGGAACCCTATAACCACCCAAATGCTTGCATGCATTGACATTAAGTCTATTAACACTTGCAAGGTTCTTTGGTCCTGGAGGTCATATAGGTACTATAGATGTCCCTCTTTAAAGGTTTAAACTTCCTGAGCAGACAGTTCCTAGTGCATTGATTTGTAATGAGCTGATGACATACAAACCTATGGGCTTGGTAATCACATCACTTTCCTGATTGCaaatttttttatcattattattattacagaatttcttaaaactgatttgcaaaaaaatactgaaaaagataGAGAGCCTTATAATTTCACGATTTTCTCACTGATTTCGCTAGGgaattttactgcaaaataaacAATATGTCAGATTAAGACACTGATTCTTTTAAGATTAtcacagtgatttatttttcaaaatatatagtaGTACTACAGTGAAGATGAAGAGAAGACGAGCTTCTATTGCATGACTACCAATAATAGCATTACAATTTACTTTGGCTTCGTGTGTCAGGGGCTTTCACAAGTCTACTTACTTTGagtgaagaaatttcttttgTCTCTTGCATTGAAGGCTGGATAATGGCCAGTTTAGTGACTTTGTCTTCCAGTCCCCATACTTTCTCTTGCAGCTGGATTTTGTTTTGTATGAGGTCGTCAATCTTCGAGTTCATCTCCTGTGAGAGATTCTTTATCTCTTCATTGTTGATTTGCAGTCTGGCCGTAGTTTGTCTGAgctgttcttcttcttctttgatTTCACTAGTTTGCAGTGAGAGCTCATAAAAGGACCTATCAAAAATG encodes the following:
- the ANGPTL3 gene encoding angiopoietin-related protein 3, coding for MKIILVFLFIAPLALSARAEKDFSSFDSAASPETKSRFAMLDDVRILANGLLQLGHGLKDFVHKTKGQMNDIFQKLYIFDRSFYELSLQTSEIKEEEEQLRQTTARLQINNEEIKNLSQEMNSKIDDLIQNKIQLQEKVWGLEDKVTKLAIIQPSMQETKEISSLKAFVEQQDNHIKQLLKIVEDQHVQLDRQHNQIMELEDKLNHIELQELAENSFTGEQTEPEAIPFPVRNATVVTYKSDGAAPDCTALFNSGMRSSGVYTIKPNGSEAFNVYCEMKFGNSWTVIQNRVDGSLDFNQTWDAYANGFGELNEEFWLGLNKTYSITKQGDYVLRIELQDWKDNKRYIEYAFSLGGPETDYTLQLSRISGSIPNALPEQTELRFSTADRDVDIINDFNCPENYLGGWWHSECEETNLNGKYVTPRSRGRLDRRKGLYWKPKKGRYYLLKSTKIMIHPTDLKSFN